The Brachyhypopomus gauderio isolate BG-103 chromosome 7, BGAUD_0.2, whole genome shotgun sequence genome has a window encoding:
- the pi15a gene encoding peptidase inhibitor 15-A, whose protein sequence is MNENCLAIDILLLCMSYGVSALTVINATAPSALPATGSTDTASGLLQYQMDSANLPKSRRKRYISQDDRLAILDYHNKVRGKVFPPASNMEYMVWDESLAQRAEEWASTCLWEHGPRNLLRFLGQNLSVRTGRYRSILQLIKPWYDEVKDYSFPYPRDCNPRCPLKCYGPMCTHYTQMVWATSNRIGCAIHTCHNMNVWGSVWRRATYLVCNYSPKGNWIGEAPYKVGVPCSMCPPSYAGSCRNNMCVPPVNSNYLHWLK, encoded by the exons ATGAATGAAAACTGCCTGGCTATCGACATCCTGCTGCTCTGCATGTCATACGGCGTGAGCGCGCTGACGGTGATTAACGCCACGGCGCCTTCTGCACTGCCAGCGACCGGCTCTACCGACACCGCCTCCGGGCTGCTTCAGTACCAAATGGACTCCGCGAACCTTCCAAAGAGCAGACGGAAGCGTTACATTTCCCAGGACGACAGACTGGCCATTCTCGATTACCATAACAAAGTAAGAGGAAAAGTGTTTCCCCCGGCTTCAAATATGGAATATATG GTGTGGGATGAATCCCTTGCCCAGAGGGCGGAGGAGTGGGCCTCCACCTGCCTTTGGGAGCACGGCCCTCGTAATCTTCTCCGCTTCCTGGGTCAGAACCTTTCTGTGCGGACGGGGAG GTACAGATCCATTCTGCAGCTGATTAAGCCCTGGTACGATGAAGTGAAGGATTACTCTTTCCCCTACCCACGTGACTGTAACCCCAGATGCCCTCTGAAGTGTTACGGACCCATGTGCACGCATTACACACAA ATGGTGTGGGCAACATCAAATAGAATTGGCTGTGCCATCCATACATGCCACAATATGAACGTGTGGGGATCGGTGTGGAGAAGAGCGACGTACTTGGTGTGCAACTATTCACCAaa GGGGAACTGGATTGGCGAAGCCCCGTACAAAGTAGGTGTTCCGTGTTCCATGTGCCCACCCAGCTACGCGGGCTCCTGCAGGAACAACATGTGTGTTCCTCCTGTGAATTCCAACTACCTGCACTGGTTAAAGTAA